One window from the genome of Podospora pseudocomata strain CBS 415.72m chromosome 6, whole genome shotgun sequence encodes:
- a CDS encoding hypothetical protein (EggNog:ENOG503P6CG) — MLVISNPTFAQVHHTICYPYTHYLIRMSSPSQVVDGVIISSNPADCLGPPAPWFFDYIFDSLEYDRWVKSVPSRLLRLVGGPGSGKTSFAALAVNRLRQNDQAHHNHQKPPLVLSVFLKPLTVRDPSAAVHQEQNAIPFGVQFLAEIERQIDAKIGVNSDLSPPPSPQTQIDGTALLNSIRFKLFRLSDVWLVVDDLDCLWPIRKEYLEVEERLEQLRGIGVRVLLTSRTPFQLSTQKPICDVSLENEYDHDEEQHEGRPGLITWWECNLDHDSTGGPFWICQKCKEAGYACGNESHSPPELTSNPFPVTFDISNAPEPSMKSLIIHNLQLEHGRFWPLEPPFRSHQDEYPPLSCLGRRLISGSTTEEPSREAVDFVVKLVQLSYGNPSMALLLLETIHQAETLDAAIAKSDRFPKSVVEMFDRLIDAQIRSRLLDKTSPREVRARATLALHAIRIVGNAEKGLKFFGIEFESLKMMLLEESDRCGSHGFEDLLDSEDFEVVDEVIGAAGGLLAVETMGTRYYVRCFHPDFYNYVKERYNEFVSEWECEKE; from the exons ATGCTGGTGATATCCAACCCCACTTTCGCACAGGTCCATCACACCATTTGCTATCCGTACACTCATTATCTTATTAGAATGTCTTCACCTTCACAAGTTGTTGACGGGGTTATCATCTCGTCCAATCCTGCCGACTGCCTGGGACCGCCGGCACCATGGTTTTTTGACTACATTTTTGACAGCTTGGAGTATGATCGCTGGGTCAAGAGCGTTCCTTCTCGCCTTCTGAGGCTGGTAGGTGGCCCAGGATCCGGCAAGACTTCGTTCGCCGCACTGGCAGTAAACCGTCTCCGACAGAATGACCAAGCCCATCATAACCATCAAAAGCCGCCTCTTGTCTTGTCAGTATTTCTCAAGCCGCTCACTGTTCGTGATCCCAGCGCAGCGGTTCACCAGGAACAAAACGCCATTCCATTCGGCGTTCAATTCTTGGCGGAGATTGAGAGACAAATAGATGCCAAGATTGGTGTCAACAGCGATctttctccacctccctcccctcagaCTCAGATCGACGGTACAGCACTTCTCAACAGTATCAGATTCAAGCTCTTCCGACTCTCAGACGTCTGGCTTGTGGTGGACGACCTCGACTGTCTGTGGCCTATCAGGAAAGAATATCTCGAAGTGGAAGAACGACTGGAGCAACTTCGTGGCATTGGCGTCAGAgtcctcctcacctctcGTACTCCTTTTCAACTCTCTACTCAGAAACCAATTTGCGACGTTTCTCTCGAGAATGAGTACGATCACGATGAAGAACAACATGAAGGTCGACCTGGTCTGATAACGTGGTGGGAATGTAATTTGGACCACGATAGCACTGGAGGGCCCTTCTGGATCTGCCAGAAGTGCAAAGAGGCTGGATATGCTTGTGGGAATGA ATCACATTCTCCCCCAGAACTCACCAGCAACCCATTTCCCGTGACATTCGATATCAGCAACGCCCCCGAGCCCAGCATGAAATCCTTGAtcatccacaacctccagcTCGAACACGGACGATTCTGGCCGCTCGAACCTCCCTTCAGATCTCACCAAGATGAATACCCTCCCTTATCCTGCCTTGGCAGACGCTTGATATCCGGTAGTACCACGGAAGAACCCTCAAGAGAGGCCGTCGACTTTGTGGTCAAGTTGGTCCAGCTGTCTTACGGCAACCCGAGCATGGCCTTGCTTCTGCTGGAGACAATCCACCAGGCCGAGACCCTTGATGCGGCGATTGCCAAAAGTGACAGGTTCCCGAAGAGCGTCGTGGAGATGTTTGACCGGTTGATAGATGCGCAGATACGAAGTCGGTTACTGGACAAGACGTCGCCAAGAGAGGTGAGGGCCAGGGCAACGCTAGCGTTGCATGCCATCCGAATTGTGGGCAACGCAGAGAAAGGCCTCAAGTTTTTCGGTATTGAATTTGAGAGTCTTAAGATGATGCTTCTGGAAGAAAGTGACAGATGTGGAAGTCATGGATTTGAAGACCTACTCGATTCTGAAGACTttgaagttgttgacgaGGTAATTGGCGCTGCAGGGGGCCTGTTGGCAGTTGAAACGATGGGCACTCGGTACTATGTGAGATGCTTTCATCCTGACTTCTACAACTACGTCAAGGAACGGTATAATGAGTTTG